A DNA window from Equus przewalskii isolate Varuska chromosome 12, EquPr2, whole genome shotgun sequence contains the following coding sequences:
- the ERN2 gene encoding serine/threonine-protein kinase/endoribonuclease IRE2 isoform X6, with product MKLPFTIPELVHASPCRSSDGVFYTGRKQDAWFVVDPASGETQFTLTTEGPSAPRLYIGRTQYTVTMHDPRTPALRWNTTYRRYSAPRMDGSPGKYVSHLASCGMGLLLTVDPGSGAVLWTQDLGVPVMGIYTWHQDSLRQLPHLTLARDTLHFLALRWGHIRLPASGPQDTATHFSTLDIQLLMTLYVGKDEAGFYVSKALVHTGVALVPRGLTLAPMDGPTTEEVTLQVSGEREGSPSTAVRYPSGSVALPSQWLLIGHHEPPPVLHTTMLRIHPTPGSGTAETRPSESTQAPALFLELLSQSREESWDLELHPEEKTSGLYPGLGPQDLLAASLTAVLLGGWILFLIRQQQLEEKQQQDPPTPASPSHVSQDAQSQLLGTTSQDLLSLQSPSEQAQPLEDPEAEPLTVVGKISFNPRDVLGRGAGGTFVFRGQFEGRAVAVKRLLRECFSLVRREVQLLQESDRHPNVLRYFCTERGPQFHYIALELCQASLQEYVENPELDRWGLEPEMVLQQLMSGLAHLHSLHIVHRDLKPGNVLIAGPDSLGRGRVVLSDFGLCKKLPAGRHSFSLRSGIPGTEGWMAPELLQLLPPDSPTSAVDIFSAGCMFYYVLSGGSHPFGESLYRQANILAGAPCLAHLEEEAHDKVVGRNLVEAMLSPLPQARPSAYQVLAHPFFWSRAKQLQFFQDISDWLEKESEQGPLVMALEAGGSKVVRGNWHKHISLPLQTDLRRFRTYKGTSVRDLLRAMRNKKHHYRELPVEVRQALGRIPDSFVQYFTNRFPRLLLHTYHAMRSCASESLFLPYYPPALGAREPRPEPAGS from the exons ATG AAACTGCCCTTCACCATCCCGGAGCTGGTTCACGCCTCCCCGTGCCGCAGTTCCGATGGGGTCTTCTACACTG GCCGGAAGCAGGATGCCTGGTTTGTGGTGGACCCTGCGTCCGGGGAGACACAGTTTACACTGACCACAGAGGGTCCCTCCGCTCCCCGCCTCTACATCGGCCGAACGC AGTACACGGTCACCATGCATGACCCCAGGACCCCGGCCCTGCGCTGGAACACCACCTATCGCCGCTACTCCGCACCCCGAATGGATGGCTCGCCTGGGAAAT ACGTGAGCCACCTGGCATCCTGTGGGATGGGCCTGCTGCTGACTGTGGATCCAGGAAGCGGGGCGGTGCTGTGGACACAGGACTTGGGTGTGCCTGTGATGGGCATCTACACCTGGCACCAGGACAGCCTGCGCCAGCTACCCCATCTCACACTGGCTCGGGACACCCTGCACTTCCTCGCCCTCCGCTGGGGCCACATCCGGCTGCCTGCCTCTGGCCCCCAGGATACAGCCACCCACTTCTCTACCTTGGACATCCAGCTGCT GATGACGCTGTATGTAGGGAAGGATGAAGCTGGCTTCTATGTTTCCAAAGCACTGGTTCACACAGGGGTGGCCCTAGTG CCTCGTGGACTGACCCTGGCCCCCATGGATGGCCCCACCACAGAAGAGGTGACACTCCAAGTCTCAGGAGAGCGAGAGGGCTCACCTAGCACTGCTGTCAGATACCCTTCAGGCAGTGTGGCCCTCCCTAGCCAGTGGCTGCTCATTG GACACCATGAGCCACCCCCAGTCCTGCACACCACCATGCTAAGAATCCATCCCACCCCtgggagtggaactgctgagACTAGACCCTCAGAGAGCACGCAGGCCCCAGCCCTCTTCTTGGAG CTCCTGAGCCAGAGCCGAGAGGAATCTTGGGACCTGGAGCTGCATCCTGAAGAGAAAACCTCAGGCTTGTATCCAGGGCTGGGCCCCCAAGACCTGCTGGCAGCTAGCCTCACTGCTGTCCTCCTGGGAGGGTGGATTCTCTTCCTGATAAGGCAG cagcagctggaggagaagcagcagcaggacccCCCGACACCTGCAAGCCCTTCTCACGTCTCACAGGATGCTCAGTCTCAGCTCTTGGGCACCACCTCACAGGACCTGCTGAGCCTCCAAAGCCCCTCAGAGCAAGCCCAGCCACTTGAAGACCCTGAAG CTGAGCCGCTCACCGTGGTGGGGAAGATTTCCTTCAACCCAAGGGACGTGCTGGGCCGCGGGGCAGGCGGGACGTTCGTCTTCCG GGGACAGTTCGAGGGGCGGGCAGTGGCTGTCAAGCGGCTCCTTCGTGAATGCTTCAGCCTGGTCCGGCGGGAGGTCCAGCTGCTGCAAGAGTCGGACAGGCACCCCAATGTGCTCCGTTACTTCTGTACCGAGCGGGGACCCCAGTTCcactacattgccctggagctctGCCAGGCCTCGTtgcaggag TACGTGGAAAACCCAGAGCTGGACCGCTGGGGCCTGGAGCCTGAGATGGTGCTGCAGCAGCTGATGTCCGGCCTGGCCCACCTGCATTCCTTACACATAG TGCACCGGGACCTGAAGCCGGGCAATGTTCTCATCGCGGGGCCTGACAGCCTGGGCCGAGGCAGGGTGGTCCTCTCAGACTTCGGCCTCTGCAAGAAGCTGCCGGCCGGCCGCCACAGCTTCAGCCTCCGCTCGGGCATCCCGGGCACGGAAGGCTGGATGGCCCCCGAGCTCCTACAGCTCCTGCCCCCAGACAGCCCT ACCAGCGCAGTGGACATCTTCTCCGCAGGCTGCATGTTCTACTACGTGCTTTCCGGTGGCAGCCACCCCTTTGGAGAGAGTCTTTATCGCCAGGCAAACATCCTTGCAGGGGCTCCCTGTCTGGCTCACCTGGAGGAAGAGGCCCATG ACAAGGTCGTTGGGCGGAACCTGGTTGAGGCCATGTTGAGCCCGCTGCCACAGGCACGGCCCTCTGCGTACCAGGTGCTGGCCCACCCCTTCTTCTGGAGCCGAGCCAAGCAGCTCCAGTTCTTCCAG GACATAAGCGACTGGCTGGAGAAGGAGTCTGAGCAGGGGCCCCTGGTGATGGCACTCGAGGCAGGAGGCTCCAAGGTGGTCCGGGGCAACTGGCACAAGCACATCTCGCTGCCGCTGCAGACAG ATCTGAGAAGATTCCGGACGTACAAAGGGACATCCGTGCGAGACCTGCTCCGCGCTATGAGGAACAAG AAACACCACTACAGGGAGCTCCCGGTTGAGGTACGGCAGGCGCTCGGCCGCATCCCCGACAGCTTCGTCCAGTACTTCACAAACCGCTTCCCGCGGCTGCTCCTCCACACGTACCATGCCATGAGGAGCTGCGCGTCCGAAAGCCTCTTTCTGCCCTACTATCCGCCGGCCTTGGGCGCCAGGGAGCCACGCCCAGAGCCTGCCGGGAGCTGA
- the ERN2 gene encoding serine/threonine-protein kinase/endoribonuclease IRE2 isoform X5: protein MKLPFTIPELVHASPCRSSDGVFYTGRKQDAWFVVDPASGETQFTLTTEGPSAPRLYIGRTQYTVTMHDPRTPALRWNTTYRRYSAPRMDGSPGKYVSHLASCGMGLLLTVDPGSGAVLWTQDLGVPVMGIYTWHQDSLRQLPHLTLARDTLHFLALRWGHIRLPASGPQDTATHFSTLDIQLLMTLYVGKDEAGFYVSKALVHTGVALVPRGLTLAPMDGPTTEEVTLQVSGEREGSPSTAVRYPSGSVALPSQWLLIGHHEPPPVLHTTMLRIHPTPGSGTAETRPSESTQAPALFLELLSQSREESWDLELHPEEKTSGLYPGLGPQDLLAASLTAVLLGGWILFLIRQQQQLEEKQQQDPPTPASPSHVSQDAQSQLLGTTSQDLLSLQSPSEQAQPLEDPEAEPLTVVGKISFNPRDVLGRGAGGTFVFRGQFEGRAVAVKRLLRECFSLVRREVQLLQESDRHPNVLRYFCTERGPQFHYIALELCQASLQEYVENPELDRWGLEPEMVLQQLMSGLAHLHSLHIVHRDLKPGNVLIAGPDSLGRGRVVLSDFGLCKKLPAGRHSFSLRSGIPGTEGWMAPELLQLLPPDSPTSAVDIFSAGCMFYYVLSGGSHPFGESLYRQANILAGAPCLAHLEEEAHDKVVGRNLVEAMLSPLPQARPSAYQVLAHPFFWSRAKQLQFFQDISDWLEKESEQGPLVMALEAGGSKVVRGNWHKHISLPLQTDLRRFRTYKGTSVRDLLRAMRNKKHHYRELPVEVRQALGRIPDSFVQYFTNRFPRLLLHTYHAMRSCASESLFLPYYPPALGAREPRPEPAGS from the exons ATG AAACTGCCCTTCACCATCCCGGAGCTGGTTCACGCCTCCCCGTGCCGCAGTTCCGATGGGGTCTTCTACACTG GCCGGAAGCAGGATGCCTGGTTTGTGGTGGACCCTGCGTCCGGGGAGACACAGTTTACACTGACCACAGAGGGTCCCTCCGCTCCCCGCCTCTACATCGGCCGAACGC AGTACACGGTCACCATGCATGACCCCAGGACCCCGGCCCTGCGCTGGAACACCACCTATCGCCGCTACTCCGCACCCCGAATGGATGGCTCGCCTGGGAAAT ACGTGAGCCACCTGGCATCCTGTGGGATGGGCCTGCTGCTGACTGTGGATCCAGGAAGCGGGGCGGTGCTGTGGACACAGGACTTGGGTGTGCCTGTGATGGGCATCTACACCTGGCACCAGGACAGCCTGCGCCAGCTACCCCATCTCACACTGGCTCGGGACACCCTGCACTTCCTCGCCCTCCGCTGGGGCCACATCCGGCTGCCTGCCTCTGGCCCCCAGGATACAGCCACCCACTTCTCTACCTTGGACATCCAGCTGCT GATGACGCTGTATGTAGGGAAGGATGAAGCTGGCTTCTATGTTTCCAAAGCACTGGTTCACACAGGGGTGGCCCTAGTG CCTCGTGGACTGACCCTGGCCCCCATGGATGGCCCCACCACAGAAGAGGTGACACTCCAAGTCTCAGGAGAGCGAGAGGGCTCACCTAGCACTGCTGTCAGATACCCTTCAGGCAGTGTGGCCCTCCCTAGCCAGTGGCTGCTCATTG GACACCATGAGCCACCCCCAGTCCTGCACACCACCATGCTAAGAATCCATCCCACCCCtgggagtggaactgctgagACTAGACCCTCAGAGAGCACGCAGGCCCCAGCCCTCTTCTTGGAG CTCCTGAGCCAGAGCCGAGAGGAATCTTGGGACCTGGAGCTGCATCCTGAAGAGAAAACCTCAGGCTTGTATCCAGGGCTGGGCCCCCAAGACCTGCTGGCAGCTAGCCTCACTGCTGTCCTCCTGGGAGGGTGGATTCTCTTCCTGATAAGGCAG cagcagcagctggaggagaagcagcagcaggacccCCCGACACCTGCAAGCCCTTCTCACGTCTCACAGGATGCTCAGTCTCAGCTCTTGGGCACCACCTCACAGGACCTGCTGAGCCTCCAAAGCCCCTCAGAGCAAGCCCAGCCACTTGAAGACCCTGAAG CTGAGCCGCTCACCGTGGTGGGGAAGATTTCCTTCAACCCAAGGGACGTGCTGGGCCGCGGGGCAGGCGGGACGTTCGTCTTCCG GGGACAGTTCGAGGGGCGGGCAGTGGCTGTCAAGCGGCTCCTTCGTGAATGCTTCAGCCTGGTCCGGCGGGAGGTCCAGCTGCTGCAAGAGTCGGACAGGCACCCCAATGTGCTCCGTTACTTCTGTACCGAGCGGGGACCCCAGTTCcactacattgccctggagctctGCCAGGCCTCGTtgcaggag TACGTGGAAAACCCAGAGCTGGACCGCTGGGGCCTGGAGCCTGAGATGGTGCTGCAGCAGCTGATGTCCGGCCTGGCCCACCTGCATTCCTTACACATAG TGCACCGGGACCTGAAGCCGGGCAATGTTCTCATCGCGGGGCCTGACAGCCTGGGCCGAGGCAGGGTGGTCCTCTCAGACTTCGGCCTCTGCAAGAAGCTGCCGGCCGGCCGCCACAGCTTCAGCCTCCGCTCGGGCATCCCGGGCACGGAAGGCTGGATGGCCCCCGAGCTCCTACAGCTCCTGCCCCCAGACAGCCCT ACCAGCGCAGTGGACATCTTCTCCGCAGGCTGCATGTTCTACTACGTGCTTTCCGGTGGCAGCCACCCCTTTGGAGAGAGTCTTTATCGCCAGGCAAACATCCTTGCAGGGGCTCCCTGTCTGGCTCACCTGGAGGAAGAGGCCCATG ACAAGGTCGTTGGGCGGAACCTGGTTGAGGCCATGTTGAGCCCGCTGCCACAGGCACGGCCCTCTGCGTACCAGGTGCTGGCCCACCCCTTCTTCTGGAGCCGAGCCAAGCAGCTCCAGTTCTTCCAG GACATAAGCGACTGGCTGGAGAAGGAGTCTGAGCAGGGGCCCCTGGTGATGGCACTCGAGGCAGGAGGCTCCAAGGTGGTCCGGGGCAACTGGCACAAGCACATCTCGCTGCCGCTGCAGACAG ATCTGAGAAGATTCCGGACGTACAAAGGGACATCCGTGCGAGACCTGCTCCGCGCTATGAGGAACAAG AAACACCACTACAGGGAGCTCCCGGTTGAGGTACGGCAGGCGCTCGGCCGCATCCCCGACAGCTTCGTCCAGTACTTCACAAACCGCTTCCCGCGGCTGCTCCTCCACACGTACCATGCCATGAGGAGCTGCGCGTCCGAAAGCCTCTTTCTGCCCTACTATCCGCCGGCCTTGGGCGCCAGGGAGCCACGCCCAGAGCCTGCCGGGAGCTGA